From one Plasmodium malariae genome assembly, chromosome: 12 genomic stretch:
- the PmUG01_12075500 gene encoding conserved Plasmodium protein, unknown function: protein MDALENEMLLFSPNITEINYGIFDLWNRGYNEYEVLYLLQNSLYSNLIRIKNEKYRSYVEQYLKDIRNKEKNGDTNIEDEKETIRRKLSKDNVFFEKHNLMNMSNIDNRGNGYLGGNVLFHRFLCMYVQQQFYVFNILAYHLTNLDLRFSNFHVPINKNKAQKLIRIYFNIDFNLEKEIIKCKSINNVAKYTNELVKITNINKSSVRKQLENIKNVWKYILSTYEDRNVNMRTMHKKRKISIKRIVKFIKTYFQLYKFFIKKGESVKINTNDDPNRNNRSFLFNNKKKKRKGKGKKKGKSNTNSKNEYVQHNIIKILENMLGIYLAKRYFRLYWIMVYHIEVPKKINIAYPYFNNIILLLLEKLQINDFMLPKEYINISKNIYSTYKSNKKMDRLKSKLYSLADIDSSLRSSALIRLKCILNLLCCFRNSYELTKLLLIFYELQKYEPFINEKTFIKQNIGNNDFVNRIMGFIKDAENFSKRKKAEYENQLGIEEPNNF from the exons atgGATGCTCTTGAGAATGAAATGCTATTATTTTCACCCAATATAACGGAAATAAATTATGGAATTTTCGACTTGTGGAATAGAGGATATAATG AATACGAAGTGCTGTACCTACTACAAAACAGTCTTTATTCCAATTTGATACGAATAAAGAATGAGAAGTATAGAAGCTATGTGGAACAATATTTGAAGGATATAAGaaacaaagaaaagaatGGTGATACTAATATAGAGGATGAAAAAGAGACAATAAGAAGAAAGCTGTCTAAAGACaatgttttttttgaaaaacataatttaatgaatatgAGTAATATAGATAATAGGGGCAATGGATATTTAGGCGGTAATGTTCTTTTCCACCGTTTTTtgtgcatgtatgtacaacaacagttttatgtttttaatattttggcATATCATTTAACAAATTTAGATTTACGCTTTTCTAATTTTCATGTTCCgatcaataaaaataaagctcagaaattaataagaatatattttaatattgatTTCAATTTAGAgaaggaaataataaaatgtaagaGTATTAATAATGTAGCAAAATACACGAATGAATTGGTAAAAATTACGAATATTAACAAATCATCAGTAAGAAAACAATtagaaaacataaaaaatgtgtGGAAATACATATTAAGTACATATGAAGATAGAAATGTAAACATGCGCACAATGCACAAAAAGAGAAAGATAAGTATAAAGAGAattgttaaatttattaaaaccTATTTTCAactttacaaattttttattaaaaaaggagaatctgttaaaataaatacgaaTGATGATCCTAACCGTAACAATAGATCATttctatttaataataaaaagaaaaaacgaaaaggaaaaggaaagaaaaaaggaaaaagcaatacgaattcaaaaaatgaatatgttcaacataatataatcaaaattttagaaaatatgtTAGGTATTTATTTAGCAAAAAGATATTTTCGCTTATACTGGATTATGGTATACCATATAGAAGTACCTAAAAAGATTAATATTGCTTAtccttattttaataatattattttattattattagaaaaGCTACAAATTAACGATTTTATGTTGCCaaaggaatatataaatataagtaaaaacatatatagcACATATAAAAGCAATAAGAAAATGGACAGACTAAAAAGTAAGTTGTACTCCCTGGCGGATATTGACAGCTCCTTAAGAAGCAGTGCTCTGATTAGGCTTAAGTGCATCCTGAATCTTTTATGCTGCTTTAGAAAT tctTACGAGCTAACGAAgcttttgttaattttttatgaattacaaaaatatgagCCCTTTATTAATGagaaaacatttataaaacaGAACATTGGAAACAACGACTTCGTAAATAGGATTATGGGCTTTATAAA GGATGCAGAGAATTTTtccaaaagaaaaaaggcaGAATATGAAAATCAATTGGGGATTGAAGAaccaaataatttttaa
- the FACT-S gene encoding FACT complex subunit SSRP1, putative, translated as MGENAQSSSSSSNPVISVGNIRGFGGCDYGSFRMSNEFLGWKNKKTNNVYQYKCSDISEAEWIKTSYNNNRLHLKFKENKDNLIIYFDGFPDRNTTEITQHFQKYFNVRLVSRKLATKGWNWGEFNLENAHLTFDIDKKYAFSIPTNNINQLNVQIKTDIAMELKNDENKRTNEDMLSEIRFYYPHENDENQNFQNLKNDLLEKVNMSDSKSECIASLSNIPLLVPRGRYEVEMYARSFKLHGKSYDFTIQYTNINKMLLVPKSNSNQYVLIFSLNNKMKQGQTEYPFILIQLNSDDDMDLDINANDEDIKKYKLEKTISGKAYDVVTRLFTSLVKKNAIIPGDYRTAKNEHGITCSYRAASGQLYPLNKYFLFIVKPVILISFEDIVTLSFQRTGNINQHRFFSLIIKHKRGISYEYTNIDKSEYIPLLEFLKSKNINIQDDANVTDKKQDFGDELSESDEEEYVADDDDDDDEEEYVAEDDDDEEEEAEDEEEEEEEEDDDDDDK; from the coding sequence ATGGGAGAAAATGCCCAGAGCAGTTCAAGCAGTAGCAATCCCGTAATATCAGTTGGTAACATTAGGGGATTTGGGGGTTGTGATTACGGGTCCTTTAGAATGTCTAACGAATTTTTAGGatggaaaaataagaaaacaaataatgTGTATCAATACAAATGTAGTGATATTAGTGAAGCGGAATGGATCAAGACAAGTTACAATAATAACagattacatttaaaattcaaagaaaataaagataatttaattatatattttgatggTTTCCCAGATAGAAATACTACTGAAATAACACAACATtttcagaaatattttaatgtcaGATTAGTTAGCCGAAAACTAGCCACAAAAGGATGGAATTGGGGTGAATTTAATTTAGAGAATGCTCATTTAACATTTGATATAgacaaaaaatatgcattcaGTATTCCaactaataatattaatcaGTTAAATGTGCAAATAAAAACAGATATTGCTatggaattaaaaaatgatgaaaataaaagaacaaatgaAGATATGTTGTCAGAAATACGTTTTTATTATCCAcatgaaaatgatgaaaatcaaaatttccagaatttaaaaaatgatttattagAAAAAGTTAATATGAGTGACTCAAAAAGTGAATGTATTGCATCCTTATCTAATATTCCTCTTTTAGTACCAAGAGGGAGATATGAAGTTGAAATGTATGCTAGAAGCTTTAAATTACATGGGAAGTCTTATGATTTTACTATTCAATATACTAATATTAATAAGATGTTACTAGTTCCAAAGAGTAATTCAAATcaatatgttttaatattcagtctaaataacaaaatgaaacaagGCCAAACTGAATATCCATTTATACTTATTCAACTTAACAGTGATGATGATATGGATCTAGATATAAATGCAAATGATGAAgatatcaaaaaatataaacttgAAAAAACCATTTCAGGAAAAGCTTACGATGTTGTTACAAGACTTTTTACTTCActagtgaaaaaaaatgctatCATTCCAGGGGATTATAGAACTGCCAAAAATGAACATGGTATTACATGTAGTTATAGAGCAGCCAGTGGACAACTATACCCATTAAATAAGTATTTTCTCTTCATTGTCAAACCAGTCATTTTAATTTCGTTTGAAGATATTGTTACTTTAAGTTTTCAGAGAACTGGAAATATTAATCAGCATcgttttttttctcttattataaaacataaaagagGAATAAGCTATGAGTATACTAATATAGACAAAAGTGAATATATACCCTTGcttgaatttttaaaaagtaaaaatattaatattcaaGATGATGCAAATGTAACTGATAAGAAACAGGACTTTGGTGATGAGTTATCTGAGTCTGATGAAGAGGAGTATGTTGCTGATGacgatgatgatgatgatgaagagGAATACGTAGCTGAAGACGACGATGACGAAGAGGAAGAAGCCGAGGACGAAGAGGAagaggaagaggaagaagacgACGACGATGATGATAAGTAA
- the PmUG01_12075700 gene encoding serine/threonine protein kinase, putative translates to MMLTNAKWRNEWDRELRSIPQVESITDADLELTENVFLIWQFLKLYHSSIPQMRSLIDFIAVKKTEYLQWGEHIDNVMSRGLAKGQQLFNVLISSGKKIQARYSKKKLCDSLQYYHMKNYIILEKINTGSVGQVHLALDKTTDTLVAAKAIDKSTVQGDLGLYKKLKEEIKVSCKMNHPYVVKTINILETKEKIIQIMEYCDGGDLISYVRNKLHLEELSAQYFFRKIVEGLKYMHENNIAHRDLKPENIFLCKKQLNQKEKTLIRIGKLPSCSEYELKIGDFGACCFNEKNKLHYDIVGTLSYAAPEVLGCNNKKGYDGQKADIWSLGIILYAMLFGLLPFDNEEKDIKEAYNEIVKNKIVFPKNRINKISMNARNLLSGMLNINPVNRLSLHEVINHEWLADTAKKKLEISYINSRKMNFPISSTVAYPVYSNNNILYYNLYKKLAFTNNGDTSVTSSNVSNGPSTYLNRGTAKLDIKSPTNYDVKYPTNFDIINPSNFDIINPSNFDIINPSNFDIINPSNFDISSTTHLSSGQRHNSVNTTTTNITNVTNKTNVTNKTNVTNKTNITSTTSIANKTNVTNKTNITNTSNKTNVINTSNKTNITSITNTSNKTNTGSSIIYDKGRMYHLYEHNSNITKSNYHNKNLYIYDNKGLIYNQLKHYKEDPGNTDKNRIYEDIILTYQNNIYETNNRKEQIISEKNILRDKKNKQTSAIKEKMNKPYEDSKYIERIIKENEQANKNYVDRIYCDGKLIDNMYINSRYNKSDYSECGKSNETKYIDNKYMLLETYNNISSTCLAREYNGVYDLYAIKNNNNITHNSDSSTTNINTYMKSNNKSSAEVNNNSSNSSNKGNNNNSSNSSNNGNNNNSSNSSNNGNNNNSSNSSNNGNNNNSSNSSNNGNNNNSRNSNCKSNSNSNRNSSNNMYTEKSSPMKPGKDNILHIRNNNSLENCYFLKNKHINLANDFSDALLKNYENYDVVHTSKDNDVYRVKYAHNINCANSANSTNSVISANGVSESKSALLNNNNLIINKRYIPHNDITSAIKQDNPNNVQQFKYYYYDDKGVYIGYSYNEKNDSKQEFSYVIPGNIISSAASNYKNINFMYANDYCSYRRGTSEYIDVNTVTNYNALSSSNVQNYKALTTNFPKNECTKICSKKEYSKKYLYGVTISAQEQKGELITQALEGEEAIEGEKKGVCTSMHKSNKGNANINNSNSNNNNNSSSNYCTNPVNKISSEKLDECSAITSLEHEHIQPNKGDEKCSNQKCSSSSSNDKNTGNEPYKYVAIPNLCGNSKLNLHSDSDLNLKKKDTCIVKKVKKDKLVDTIKIENMINQEAKIVDIEKTNNEKVNSSLIEKNEISINPRKREENAISNLIHNENVINSTIKVSEEELIKMNKSEYVHNVHSKYNNSSSNCNGNNNSSNCNGNNNSSNCNGNNNSSNCNGNNNSSTCNGNNNSSNCNGNNNSSNCNGNNNSNNNNNNNNNNNNNNNNNNNNNYSKSNSASTVLQNNLHLFSRIKNFSDSRYNKRRLFSQNKKNSFNLFSRQVEKINNYIADSLSDYNLAKCTLLNVPNNVNDKEQSQAISNKVISYNSEGISLNNNTFYLTYHEITGEEEKKEHANVLSNEQWSKDKLSYHDIKHVEGSNIIKNKKKKMERHTHISGTTDANVLKQCHRDNVKRDKDKHFNIFNYCSNKDKREYKTTIMENCTKENDSYNDGNRNPCTNDKVDGVDEKIREKDYNRNQSDGNCCQSDGNCCQSDGNCCQSDGNCCQSDGNCYQKDSNYCPNDEGTKNCDEANAHKIAQNALHNGKLLCEEDLNNDDKSNLPKHELNENYSENLILPISTSEQKETYGDKNGKRKLRRNIELDVKGEIGEYANGTYNNNNNNNASENDRDKQGSDMHDGNNHLKLKSMYYSNKRDVHLLPLNVDNHYMRKYYLNFDTIFSENKKKTKKTTQLTPIYYMKDENVYPSNNTKQNKKKKMFDKGNLDIIKEKKKNPPNIISNIFKNDIINFKYPTEEFYIYENNEKNIFKNMKYNSKNCTLNNDKVLSYDELINEEKSIYFSSNKVDYKNFVEQKNSCKGRNYSDSKYYSCNFV, encoded by the exons atgatgCTGACGAATGCCAAATGGAGAAATGAATGGGACAGGGAACTTCGATCGATTCCTCAAGTCGAATCAATAACAGACGCAGATTTAGAACTGACAGAAAATGTCTTTCTTATTTGGCAG TTTTTAAAGCTCTACCATTCGTCAATTCCTCAAATGAGAAGTCTTATAGACTTCATAgcag ttaaaaaaacAGAATATTTGCAGTGGGGGGAACACATTGACAATGTTATGTCTAGAGGTCTAGCTAAAGGACAACAACTATTTAATGTGTTAATTTCTAGCgggaaaaaaatacaagCGAGATATTCGAAGAAGAAACTGTGTGATTCTTTACAGTACTACCACatgaagaattatattattttggaaaaaataaacacaGGTTCTGTCGGACAAGTCCACCTAGCCTTAGACAAGACCACAG ACACACTCGTAGCTGCAAAAGCTATTGATAAATCTACGGTACAAGGGGATTTAGgactatataaaaaattaaaggagGAGATAAAAGTTTCTTGTAAAATGAATCATCCATATGTTGTAAAAACAATAAACATTCTTGAAACAAAAGAGAAGATTATTCAGATAATGGAGTACTGTGACGGGGGAGACTTAATATCCTACGTTAGAAAT AAGCTGCATTTGGAGGAGTTAAGTGCGCAGTacttttttagaaaaattgtTGAAGGACTCAAGTACATGCACGAAAATAACATAGCACATAGAGACTTAAAAcctgaaaatatttttttatgtaaaaagcAATTGAATCAAAAAGAGAAAACATTAATTAGAATAGGTAAGCTACCTTCATGTTCAGAATATGAATTGAAAATTGGAGATTTTGGGGCTTGTTGtttcaatgaaaaaaataaattacattatGATATTGTTGGTACGTTAAGTTATGCTGCACCTGAAGTATTAGGAtgtaacaataaaaaaggatatgaCGGTCAAAAAGCAGATATATGGAGTCTAGGTATTATATTGTATGCTATGTTATTTGGTTTACTCCCATTTGATAATGAGGAAAAAGATATTAAAGAAGCATATAACGAAAtcgtaaaaaataaaattgttttccccaaaaatagaattaataaaatttctatGAATGCCAGAAATTTATTATCAGGTATGCTTAACATCAATCCTGTAAATCGATTATCTCTTCATGAAGTTATTAACCACGAATGGTTAGCTGATACAGctaagaaaaaattagaaatatcatacataaatagtagaaaaatgaattttcCTATTTCTTCAACCGTCGCTTATCCTGTTTATTCGAATAACAACATTTTGTATTACAACTTATATAAGAAACTAGCTTTCACAAACAACGGAGATACGAGTGTTACTTCCAGTAACGTAAGTAACGGTCCTTCCACGTATCTAAATAGGGGCACAGCCAAGTTAGATATTAAGAGTCCTACCAACTATGATGTTAAATACCCCACGAACTTTGACATTATCAACCCCTCCAACTTCGACATTATCAACCCCTCCAACTTCGACATTATCAACCCCTCCAACTTCGACATTATCAACCCCTCCAACTTCGACATTAGCAGCACTACGCACCTTAGCAGTGGTCAAAGACACAACAGTGTCAATACCACCACAACCAATATAACCAATGTAACCAATAAAACCAATGTAACCAATAAAACCAATGTAACCAATAAAACCAATATAACCAGTACAACTAGTATAGCCAATAAAACCAATGTAACCAATAAAACCAATATAACCAATACATCCAATAAAACCAATGTAATCAATACATCCAATAAAACCAATATAACCAGTATAACCAATACATCCAATAAAACCAATACAGGATCTAGCATTATTTACGATAAAGGAAGAATGTATCACCTGTACGAGCACAATTCGAATATAACGAAAAGCAACTATcacaataaaaatttatatatatatgataataaagGACTGATTTACAACCAATTAAAACATTACAAGGAGGATCCAGGTAACACAGACAAAAATCGAATCTATGAAGATATTATACTTACATATCAAAATAACATTTACGAAACGAATAATCGAAAGGAACAAATTATCTCTGAAAAGAACATATTACGGGACaagaaaaacaaacaaacaagtGCAATCAAAGAAAAGATGAATAAACCTTATGAGGATAGCAAGTATATagaaagaattattaaagaaaatgaacaagctaataaaaattatgttgaTAGAATATATTGCGATGGTAAACTTATTGacaatatgtacataaacaGTAGGTATAACAAGAGTGACTATTCTGAATGTGGTAAGTCTAATGAAACGAAGTATATcgataataaatatatgctcCTTGAGACGTACAACAACATCTCTTCTACTTGTTTAGCTAGAGAATATAATGGCGTATACGATTTGTACgcaattaaaaataacaataacataaCTCACAACAGTGATAGCAGTACCACTAACATTAACACTTACATGAAGAGCAATAACAAAAGCAGCGCTGAGGTTAACAATAACAGCAGTAATAGCAGTAACAAaggtaataacaataatagcagtaatagcagtaacaacggtaataacaataatagcagtaatagcagtaacaacggtaataacaataatagcagtaatagcagtaacaacggtaataacaataatagcagtaatagcagtaacaacggtaataacaataatagcaGAAATAGCAATTGTAAAAGCAACTCTAATAGTAATCGTAATAGCAGTAACAATATGTACACTGAAAAAAGCAGCCCCATGAAACCTGGTAAAGacaatattttacatatcaGAAATAATAACTCACTCGAAAATTGTTacttcttaaaaaataaacatattaatttaGCTAACGATTTTTCTGATGCactcttaaaaaattatgaaaactATGACGTTGTTCATACAAGTAAGGATAACGATGTGTACAGGGTGAAGTACGCGCATAATATAAACTGTGCGAATAGCGCAAACAGTACGAATAGCGTGATTAGCGCGAATGGTGTTAGTGAGTCAAAAAGTGCGTTATTAAACAATAACAAtctaattataaataaaaggtATATTCCCCACAACGACATAACATCTGCTATTAAACAAGATAATCCTAATAATGTTCAACAGTTCAAATACTATTACTATGATGATAAAGGAGTGTACATTGGGTACTCATATAACGAAAAGAATGATTCCAAACAAGAATTTTCGTATGTTATACCTGGAAATATAATCAGCTCTGCTGCCAGCAATTACAAGAACATTAACTTTATGTATGCAAATGATTACTGTTCATACAGAAGGGGAACATCAGAGTATATCGATGTGAATACTGTTACTAATTATAATGCGCTCTCATCATCTAATGTTCAGAATTATAAAGCACTTACTACcaattttccaaaaaatgaATGCACAAAAATATGcagtaaaaaagaatacaGTAAGAAGTATCTATATGGGGTAACAATTTCCGCACAAGAGCAAAAAGGAGAGCTAATTACCCAGGCACTCGAAGGAGAAGAAGCGATagagggggaaaaaaaaggcGTTTGCACAAGCATGCACAAGAGCAATAAAGGAAACGCCAACATAAATAACAGCAATAGcaataacaacaacaacagcAGCAGTAACTACTGCACGAACCCggttaataaaatttcttcCGAGAAACTGGATGAATGTTCTGCCATTACAAGTCTTGAACATGAGCATATACAACCAAATAAAGGAGATGAAAAATGTAGCAATCAAAAATGCagcagcagtagtagtaaCGATAAAAATACAGGTAATGAACCATACAAATACGTGGCTATACCAAATCTGTGTGGCAATTCTAAGTTGAACTTACACAGTGATTCcgatttaaatttaaaaaaaaaagatacatgTATTGTTAAGAAGGTTAAGAAGGACAAACTTGTTGatactataaaaatagaaaacatGATCAACCAAGAAGCAAAAATAGTTGACATTGAAAAAACGAATAATGAAAAGGTGAACAGTTcattaattgaaaaaaatgaaataagcATTAACCCTCGAAAAAGGGAAGAAAACGCCATTTCTAATCTCATTCACAATGAAAATGTTATCAATAGTACAATTAAGGTCAGCGAAGAGGAACTCatcaaaatgaataaatctGAGTATGTTCATAATGTtcattcaaaatataataatagtagtagtaattgtaatggtaataataatagtagtaattgtaatggtaataataatagtagtaattgtaatggtaataataatagtagtaattgtaatggtaataataatagtagtacttgtaatggtaataataatagtagtaattgtaatggtaataataatagtagtaattgtaatggtaataataatagcaataataacaacaataataacaataataacaacaataataacaataataacaacaataataattacagTAAAAGCAATTCGGCTAGTACAGTACTACAAAACAACTTACATCTTTTTAGTAGAATCAAAAACTTCTCAGATAGCCGTTATAATAAGAGGAGGTTATTCAGtcaaaataagaaaaacagCTTCAATTTATTTAGCAGACaagttgaaaaaattaataattatattgcCGATTCTTTGTCTGATTACAATTTAGCTAAATGTACATTATTGAACGTCCctaataatgtaaatgatAAGGAACAGTCGCAGGCAATATCTAACAAAgtaatttcatataatagTGAAGGCATATCATTGAACAATAATACATTCTATCTAACTTACCATGAAATAACAGGagaagaagagaaaaaagaacatGCAAATGTATTAAGTAATGAGCAATGGAGTAAAGACAAATTGAGTTATCATGATATTAAACATGTAGAAGgaagtaatataataaagaataagaagaaaaaaatggaaagacACACACATATCAGTGGTACAACAGACGCTAATGTACTAAAGCAATGCCATAGAGACAACGTGAAAAGAGATAAGGATAAACATTTCAATATATTCAATTATTGTAGTAATAAGGATAAGAGGGAATATAAAACTACAATTATGGAAAATTGCACAAAGGAAAACGATTCCTATAACGACGGGAATAGAAATCCATGCACAAATGACAAGGTTGACGGAGTGGACGAAAAAATTAGAGAAAAGGATTACAATCGCAATCAAAGTGATGGTAACTGCTGCCAAAGTGATGGTAACTGCTGCCAAAGTGATGGTAACTGCTGCCAAAGTGATGGTAACTGCTGCCAAAGTGATGGTAACTGCTATCAAAAAGATAGTAACTACTGCCCAAATGATGAAGGGACGAAAAATTGCGATGAAGCAAATGCACATAAAATAGCTCAGAATGCATTACATAATGGCAAACTACTATGTGAAGAAGACTTAAATAATGATGACAAATCTAACTTGCCAAAACACGAACTCAATGAAAATTACAGTGAGAACTTAATATTACCTATATCTACTAGCGAACAGAAAGAAACATATGGTGATAAGaatggaaaaagaaaattgagAAGAAACATAGAGCTGGATGTTAAGGGAGAAATTGGTGAATACGCAAACggtacatataataataataataataataatgcaaGCGAAAATGATAGAGATAAACAAGGTAGTGATATGCATGATGGAAACaatcatttaaaattaaaaagtatgtATTATTCAAACAAAAGAGATGTCCACTTACTACCTCTAAATGTTGATAATCATTATATGAGAAAATACTACTTAAATTTTGATACCATATTTTCagagaataaaaagaaaacaaagaaaaCAACTCAGTTAACCccgatatattatatgaaggATGAAAATGTATATCCTAGTAATAacacaaaacaaaacaaaaaaaaaaaaatgtttgaCAAAGGAAATcttgatataataaaagaaaaaaagaaaaacccTCCAAACataatttcaaatattttcaaaaatgacatcattaattttaagtATCCTACTGAGGagttttacatatatgaaaacaatgaaaagaatatttttaaaaatatgaaatataattctaaaaATTGCACActtaataatgataaagtTTTATCATATGACGAACTAATCAATGAAGAAAAATCTATATACTTTTCTTCTAACAAAGTAGATTACAAAAATTTCgtagaacaaaaaaacagTTGTAAGGGTAGAAATTACTCGGACAGTAAATATTATTCCTGCAATTTTGTCTAA